The proteins below are encoded in one region of Micromonospora pisi:
- a CDS encoding phosphotransferase family protein — translation MTVSDSHPAGPTARDTGPPGAPTPTGLDLDRLADHLRAHRPDLLDGALTARLIAGGRSNLTYRVRSGSREFVLRRPPLGHVLATAHDMGREFRVISALAGSGVPVPATLLLCLDPGVTGAPFYLMQWVPGVVFRDRSQTDRLSDAQRRGLALSMMDTLATLHGVDPARVGLADFGRPEGYLARQVRRWGGQLDQSRSRPLPGVTELRERLAASAPEGANAGRIVHGDYRLDNLLAEPAPDPAATTTDRSAAGPPTTAPPAMATIRAVLDWEMATLGDPLADLGLLLTYWDVLGDRDDTAGNPVADGLGPRAGFPSGAELIDRYASRADVDVGPLDWHIALGCFKLAVICEGIHYRHTLGQTVGDGFDRIGEMVQPLVTHGLAAVGRG, via the coding sequence ATGACCGTGTCGGATTCGCACCCAGCGGGTCCGACCGCACGTGATACTGGCCCCCCTGGTGCCCCGACGCCGACCGGTCTGGATCTCGACCGGCTCGCCGACCACCTCCGGGCGCACCGGCCCGACCTGCTCGACGGGGCGCTGACGGCCCGGTTGATCGCCGGGGGCCGGTCCAATCTCACCTACCGGGTGCGCTCCGGTTCCCGCGAGTTCGTCCTGCGCCGGCCGCCGCTCGGACACGTACTCGCCACCGCGCACGACATGGGCCGCGAGTTCCGGGTCATCTCGGCGCTGGCCGGCAGCGGCGTCCCGGTGCCGGCGACACTGCTGCTCTGTCTGGATCCCGGGGTGACCGGTGCGCCGTTCTACCTGATGCAGTGGGTGCCCGGGGTGGTCTTCCGGGACCGCTCGCAGACCGACCGGCTCAGCGACGCCCAGCGGCGCGGGCTGGCTCTGTCCATGATGGACACCCTGGCCACCCTGCACGGGGTCGACCCCGCCCGGGTCGGCCTGGCCGACTTCGGCCGACCGGAGGGATACCTGGCCCGGCAGGTACGTCGCTGGGGCGGCCAACTCGACCAGTCACGCAGTCGTCCCCTGCCCGGTGTCACCGAGTTGCGTGAACGGCTCGCCGCGAGCGCCCCCGAGGGGGCCAACGCCGGCCGGATCGTGCACGGCGACTACCGCCTGGACAACCTGCTCGCCGAGCCCGCACCCGATCCGGCGGCGACCACCACGGACCGCTCCGCCGCCGGGCCACCGACCACCGCCCCACCGGCGATGGCGACCATTCGGGCTGTGCTCGACTGGGAGATGGCCACCCTCGGCGACCCCCTGGCCGACCTCGGGCTGCTGCTGACGTACTGGGACGTGCTCGGCGACCGCGACGACACGGCCGGCAACCCGGTCGCCGACGGGCTCGGACCCCGGGCCGGATTTCCGTCCGGCGCCGAACTCATCGACCGCTACGCCAGCCGCGCCGACGTGGACGTCGGCCCGCTGGACTGGCACATCGCGCTCGGCTGCTTCAAACTCGCGGTGATCTGCGAGGGCATCCACTACCGGCACACCCTCGGGCAGACCGTCGGCGACGGGTTCGACCGGATCGGCGAGATGGTGCAGCCACTGGTCACGCACGGGCTGGCAGCCGTGGGGCGGGGCTGA
- a CDS encoding acyl-CoA dehydrogenase family protein, which translates to MEFGFDARTAELHEKLHDFLIEHIYPAEPVHAAQVAEEADPWSRPPVLDELKAVARERGLWNLFLPDPGYGAGLTNLQYAPLAELTGRSPHLAPEALNCAAPDTGNMELLAEFGSPAQRERWLRPLLDGEIRSAFCMTEPEVASSDATNIATRIDREGDEYVVNGRKWWSSGAMDPRCEIFIVMGKTDPDADRHRQQSMVLVPRDTPGVTVRRGMTVFGYTDGAHGGHAEVSFEDVRVPAENLIGGEGNGFAIAQARLGPGRIHHCMRLVGMAERALELLCRRTSERVAFGRPLAEQGVIRDWIAESRVRIEQARLLVFKTAWLMDTVGNRGAHTEIQAIKIATPAMAEWVIDKAIQAYGAAGVSQDTPLAALWAQARTLRLADGPDEVHRASLARRELRRWAPPPPPSI; encoded by the coding sequence ATGGAGTTCGGATTCGACGCCCGTACGGCGGAACTGCACGAGAAGCTGCACGATTTCCTGATCGAACACATCTACCCGGCCGAGCCGGTGCACGCGGCCCAGGTGGCCGAGGAGGCCGACCCGTGGTCCCGGCCGCCGGTGCTCGACGAGCTCAAGGCCGTGGCCCGGGAGCGTGGGCTGTGGAACCTCTTCCTCCCCGACCCCGGGTACGGCGCCGGCCTGACGAACCTCCAGTACGCGCCGCTGGCCGAGCTGACCGGCCGCAGCCCGCATCTGGCGCCGGAGGCGCTCAACTGCGCGGCCCCCGACACCGGCAACATGGAGTTGCTGGCCGAGTTCGGCTCGCCGGCCCAGCGGGAGCGCTGGCTGCGCCCGCTGCTGGACGGGGAGATCCGCTCGGCGTTCTGCATGACCGAGCCGGAGGTGGCCTCCTCGGACGCCACCAACATCGCCACCCGGATCGACCGTGAGGGCGACGAGTACGTGGTGAACGGGCGCAAGTGGTGGTCGTCCGGGGCGATGGACCCGCGCTGCGAGATCTTCATCGTGATGGGCAAGACCGACCCGGACGCCGACCGGCACCGGCAGCAGAGCATGGTGCTGGTGCCCCGGGACACCCCGGGTGTGACGGTACGACGCGGCATGACCGTCTTCGGTTACACCGACGGCGCACACGGCGGCCATGCCGAGGTGAGCTTCGAGGACGTACGGGTGCCGGCGGAGAACCTGATCGGTGGCGAGGGCAACGGTTTCGCGATCGCCCAGGCGCGGCTCGGGCCGGGCCGGATCCACCACTGCATGCGGCTGGTCGGGATGGCCGAACGGGCCCTCGAACTGCTCTGCCGGCGTACCTCGGAACGGGTCGCGTTCGGCCGGCCGCTCGCCGAGCAGGGGGTGATCCGGGACTGGATCGCGGAGTCCCGGGTCCGCATCGAGCAGGCCCGGTTACTGGTGTTCAAGACCGCCTGGTTGATGGACACGGTCGGGAACCGGGGCGCGCACACCGAGATCCAGGCCATCAAGATCGCCACCCCGGCGATGGCCGAGTGGGTGATCGACAAGGCTATCCAGGCGTACGGCGCGGCCGGCGTCAGCCAGGACACCCCGCTCGCCGCGCTCTGGGCCCAGGCCCGCACCCTCCGGCTGGCCGACGGTCCCGACGAGGTCCACCGCGCCTCCCTCGCCCGCCGCGAACTCCGCCGCTGGGCCCCGCCCCCTCCCCCGTCGATCTAG
- a CDS encoding GNAT family N-acetyltransferase → MALWRIRATVDDRPGYLAVLTASLALRGVNILTVQVHTTEAGALDDFLVDAPERLTAADLVTAVERGRGRDCWVARSEARGLVDQPTRALGLASRLVRDPDALGEVLRTLLGADTVTWRPAPGQDRPRAGAETMRLADPAGGSYEVLRAAPAFTPAEYARAQALVDLAANVERRAAEQVTLVLPDGAELTVRPATGDDLPAVAAMHARCSAQSRRHRYLGAADPTPERLRQLLEPTRGITLLAVAGGVDGTPERVVAMANLVAEGVVGAVSLLVEEDWQRRGLGGALARRLVAYAGRSGHAALVAHAYADNLGLLRVLHRVGRPEPVDSDGDLMTVTVPLAAVTDQDPSGPAPMRCRAAGTA, encoded by the coding sequence ATGGCGCTATGGCGGATCAGGGCGACGGTCGACGACCGGCCCGGATACCTGGCGGTGTTGACCGCCAGTCTCGCGCTGCGCGGAGTCAACATCCTCACTGTGCAGGTGCACACCACCGAGGCGGGCGCGCTCGACGACTTCCTCGTCGACGCGCCGGAGCGACTCACCGCGGCCGACCTGGTCACCGCCGTGGAACGCGGACGCGGGCGGGACTGCTGGGTGGCGCGCAGTGAGGCGCGTGGCCTGGTCGACCAGCCGACCCGCGCGTTGGGCCTGGCCAGCCGACTGGTACGTGACCCGGACGCACTCGGCGAGGTGCTGCGTACCCTGCTCGGGGCCGACACGGTCACCTGGCGCCCGGCACCGGGACAGGACCGGCCCCGGGCCGGCGCGGAGACGATGCGGCTGGCCGACCCGGCCGGCGGCTCCTACGAGGTGCTCCGGGCCGCTCCCGCGTTCACCCCGGCCGAGTACGCCCGCGCGCAGGCGCTGGTCGACCTGGCCGCGAACGTGGAGCGGCGGGCCGCGGAGCAGGTGACCCTGGTGCTGCCGGACGGGGCGGAGCTGACCGTACGACCGGCGACCGGGGACGACCTGCCGGCGGTGGCGGCGATGCACGCCCGCTGCTCGGCCCAGAGCCGGCGGCACCGCTACCTCGGTGCCGCCGACCCGACCCCGGAACGGTTGCGTCAACTGCTGGAGCCGACGCGCGGGATCACCCTGCTCGCCGTGGCCGGCGGTGTCGACGGCACCCCGGAGCGGGTGGTGGCGATGGCGAACCTGGTCGCCGAGGGAGTGGTCGGCGCGGTGTCACTCCTGGTCGAGGAGGACTGGCAGCGACGCGGTCTGGGCGGCGCGCTGGCCCGACGGCTGGTCGCGTACGCCGGGCGCTCCGGCCACGCCGCGCTGGTCGCCCACGCGTACGCGGACAACCTGGGCCTGCTCCGGGTGCTGCACCGGGTCGGGCGGCCGGAGCCGGTCGACTCCGACGGCGACCTGATGACCGTCACCGTGCCCCTGGCGGCCGTGACGGACCAAGACCCCAGCGGCCCGGCACCGATGCGGTGCCGGGCCGCCGGAACAGCCTGA
- a CDS encoding aldehyde dehydrogenase family protein produces the protein MALRLADGTAWQETLARAVTATPEAFEPDPSGVVTLRNLVQGAWQSVGTPTPVRTPVDNTVLVNLPRLGAETARAAVAFALDEHRHWAATPLAERKNRVTEALDELSVQRDLLALLLVWEIGKPWRLACADVDRALDGVRWYVEEIDRMLADGREPLAGPVSNIASWNYPMSVLVHAELVQLLAGNAVIAKTPSQGGAVCLTVAHALMRRAGLPATLVSGGGEELSEVLVRAPEIGAVAFVGGRSNGGKVAAALLDSDKRHFIEQEGLNAWGVWEFSQWDMLAKHLKKGFEYGKQRCTAYPRFVVQRDLVDRFLDMYLPVVRSVRFGHPLAVGDDWVDGDALPELDFGPLISGAKADELRRKVEEAVRGGAIPLYRGRLDGAPFLDGQDTAAYVAPAVLLAPPGRSRLMHAEPFGPVDTIVVVDTRDELLAAMNASNGALVASLACDDEDEAAKLAVDLQAFKVGINKPRSRGDRDEPFGGRGASWKGAFVGGDLLVHAVTQGGPDQRLYGNFPDWTALPPT, from the coding sequence ATGGCACTACGCCTGGCCGACGGCACCGCGTGGCAGGAGACCCTCGCCCGCGCCGTCACCGCGACCCCCGAAGCGTTCGAGCCGGACCCCTCCGGCGTCGTCACCCTGCGCAACCTGGTGCAGGGTGCATGGCAGTCGGTCGGCACCCCGACCCCGGTCCGCACCCCGGTGGACAACACCGTGCTGGTCAACCTGCCCCGGCTCGGCGCCGAGACGGCACGGGCGGCGGTCGCGTTCGCCCTCGACGAGCACCGCCACTGGGCGGCCACGCCGCTGGCGGAACGGAAAAACCGGGTCACCGAGGCCCTGGACGAGCTGAGCGTCCAACGTGACCTGCTCGCCCTGCTGCTGGTCTGGGAGATCGGCAAGCCGTGGCGGCTGGCCTGCGCCGACGTCGACCGGGCCCTCGACGGTGTCCGCTGGTACGTCGAGGAGATCGACCGGATGCTCGCCGACGGCCGCGAACCGCTCGCCGGGCCGGTCAGCAACATCGCGAGCTGGAACTACCCGATGAGCGTGCTGGTCCACGCCGAACTGGTGCAACTGCTCGCCGGCAACGCGGTCATCGCCAAGACGCCGTCCCAGGGCGGCGCGGTCTGCCTCACCGTCGCGCACGCGCTGATGCGCCGCGCCGGCCTGCCCGCCACCCTGGTCTCCGGCGGCGGCGAGGAACTCTCCGAGGTGCTGGTCCGGGCCCCGGAGATCGGTGCGGTCGCGTTCGTCGGCGGGCGCTCCAACGGCGGAAAGGTGGCCGCCGCGCTGCTCGACTCCGACAAGCGGCACTTCATCGAGCAGGAAGGGCTGAACGCCTGGGGCGTCTGGGAGTTCTCCCAGTGGGACATGCTCGCCAAGCACCTGAAGAAGGGCTTCGAGTACGGCAAGCAGCGCTGCACCGCGTACCCCCGGTTCGTGGTGCAGCGGGACCTGGTCGACCGGTTCCTCGACATGTACCTGCCGGTGGTCCGCTCCGTACGCTTCGGCCACCCGCTCGCGGTCGGGGACGACTGGGTCGACGGCGACGCCCTGCCGGAACTGGACTTCGGGCCACTGATCAGCGGCGCCAAGGCCGACGAGCTGCGCCGCAAGGTCGAGGAGGCGGTCCGGGGCGGCGCCATCCCGCTCTACCGTGGCCGCCTCGACGGGGCACCGTTCCTCGACGGCCAGGACACTGCGGCGTACGTCGCACCGGCGGTGCTGCTCGCCCCGCCCGGACGGTCCCGGCTGATGCACGCCGAGCCGTTCGGCCCGGTCGACACCATCGTGGTGGTGGACACCAGGGACGAACTGCTCGCCGCGATGAACGCCTCCAACGGTGCCCTGGTCGCGAGCCTCGCCTGCGACGACGAGGACGAGGCGGCGAAACTGGCGGTGGACCTGCAGGCGTTCAAGGTCGGCATCAACAAGCCCCGGTCCCGTGGTGACCGGGACGAGCCCTTCGGTGGTCGCGGCGCCTCCTGGAAGGGCGCCTTCGTCGGCGGCGACCTGCTGGTGCACGCGGTCACCCAGGGCGGCCCCGACCAGCGCCTGTACGGCAACTTCCCCGACTGGACGGCGCTACCGCCCACCTGA
- a CDS encoding glycoside hydrolase family 9 protein yields the protein MTAAALAVATPATAAPAVAVSGTAGVAAPGVAAATYNYAEALQKSLYFYEAQQSGALPDWNRVSWRGDSALTDGADVGLDLTGGWYDAGDHVKFGFPMAFSATMLAWGAVEYRDGYAASGQLPYLLNNLRFVNDYFIKAHPSPNVLYGQVGKGDDDHKWWGPAEVLPMARPAYKIDASCGGADLAGETAAAMAASSMVFRPTDPAYADRLVSHARQLYTFADTVRRAYHECITDVTSFYRSWSGYQDELVWGAVWLYRATRDAAYLAKAESEYDRLGTEPQSTTRLYKWTVAWDNKQFGTYVLLANLTGRQKYVDDANRWLDYWTVGVNGEKVRTSPGGMAVLDTWGALRYAANTAFAALVYADRTTDTVRKTRYHDFAVKQINYALGDNPRQSSYLIGFGANSPRNPHHRTAHGSWWDSQTVPVQTRHVLYGALVGGPSAPNDAYTDSRGDYVMNEVATDYNAGFTSALVRLYSEYGGTALANFPQPEPPDIDELTVETTVMQNETRSTGIKAIVYNRSAFPARALKAATFRYYFRREGTSTIEVTSGYTQGCPAPSTARQVSGDLWYVEVNCSGYTIAPAGQSAHRMEVQFKIGVPEGGTWNSANDPSYQATAGPNVNVPLYEGGVRVWGAEPGPTTPDTDAPTVPGAPTASAVTATGVTLGWTASTDTGGSGLAGYDVYRETGATDTLVGAPPTPSLAVTGLTPSTAYQFYVVARDGAGNRSAASAPVAVTTAGGGGDTTPPGVPGTPTASAVGPTGLTLTWTPSSGTDLAGYRVYREAGATDLLVGSPGGLTLTLTGLTPSTGYQFYLVGVDLSGNVSAASGLVSVVTLPAGPGGACQVGYATNDWNNGFTGTVTIRNTGSTAINGWSLVYAYTAGQRVTQSWSATVTQAGTTVTATNLSYNGSLAPGASTSFGFNGTHTGSNPRPTTFTLNGATCTVA from the coding sequence GTGACCGCTGCGGCCCTTGCGGTCGCCACCCCGGCAACCGCCGCCCCCGCCGTCGCCGTGTCCGGGACCGCTGGCGTGGCCGCCCCCGGCGTCGCGGCGGCCACCTACAACTACGCCGAGGCGTTGCAGAAGTCGCTCTACTTCTACGAGGCCCAGCAGTCCGGCGCGCTGCCCGACTGGAACCGGGTCTCCTGGCGCGGCGACTCCGCACTCACCGACGGCGCCGACGTCGGCCTGGACCTGACCGGCGGCTGGTACGACGCCGGCGACCACGTCAAGTTCGGCTTCCCGATGGCGTTCAGCGCCACCATGCTCGCCTGGGGTGCGGTCGAGTACCGGGACGGGTACGCCGCCTCCGGGCAACTGCCGTACCTGCTGAACAACCTGCGTTTCGTCAACGACTACTTCATCAAGGCGCACCCGTCACCCAATGTCCTCTACGGACAGGTCGGCAAGGGCGACGACGACCACAAGTGGTGGGGACCGGCCGAGGTGCTGCCGATGGCGCGGCCGGCGTACAAGATCGACGCGAGTTGTGGCGGCGCGGACCTGGCAGGTGAGACGGCCGCCGCGATGGCCGCCTCGTCGATGGTGTTCCGACCCACCGACCCGGCCTACGCGGACCGGTTGGTCAGCCACGCCCGGCAGCTCTACACCTTCGCCGACACCGTGCGCCGCGCCTACCACGAGTGCATCACCGACGTGACCAGCTTCTACCGCTCCTGGAGCGGCTACCAGGACGAACTGGTCTGGGGCGCGGTCTGGCTCTACCGGGCCACCCGCGACGCCGCCTACCTGGCCAAGGCGGAGAGCGAGTACGACCGGCTCGGCACCGAACCGCAGTCCACCACCCGGCTCTACAAGTGGACGGTCGCCTGGGACAACAAGCAGTTCGGCACGTACGTGCTGCTGGCCAACCTGACCGGTCGGCAGAAGTACGTCGACGACGCCAACCGCTGGCTGGACTACTGGACCGTCGGCGTCAACGGGGAGAAGGTGCGCACCTCCCCGGGCGGCATGGCCGTGCTCGACACCTGGGGTGCGCTGCGGTACGCGGCCAACACCGCCTTCGCCGCCCTGGTCTACGCCGACCGGACCACCGACACCGTGCGTAAGACGCGCTACCACGACTTCGCGGTCAAGCAGATCAACTACGCGCTCGGTGACAACCCGCGCCAGTCCAGCTACCTGATCGGCTTCGGCGCCAACTCGCCCCGCAACCCGCACCACCGCACCGCGCACGGCTCCTGGTGGGACAGCCAGACCGTGCCGGTCCAGACCCGGCACGTGCTCTACGGCGCGCTCGTCGGTGGGCCGTCCGCGCCGAACGACGCGTACACCGACAGCCGGGGCGACTATGTGATGAACGAGGTCGCGACCGACTACAACGCCGGCTTCACCTCCGCGCTGGTCCGGCTCTACTCCGAGTACGGCGGCACCGCGCTGGCGAACTTCCCGCAGCCGGAGCCGCCGGACATCGACGAGCTGACCGTGGAGACCACGGTGATGCAGAACGAGACCAGGTCGACCGGGATCAAGGCGATCGTCTACAACAGGTCGGCGTTCCCGGCACGGGCGCTCAAGGCAGCCACCTTCCGCTACTACTTCCGTCGGGAGGGGACCAGCACGATCGAGGTGACCAGTGGTTACACCCAGGGCTGCCCGGCACCGAGCACCGCCCGGCAGGTGTCCGGTGACCTCTGGTACGTCGAGGTGAACTGTTCCGGCTACACCATCGCCCCGGCCGGCCAGTCGGCACACCGGATGGAGGTCCAGTTCAAGATCGGCGTACCGGAGGGCGGCACCTGGAACTCGGCGAACGACCCGTCGTACCAGGCCACCGCCGGGCCGAACGTGAACGTGCCGCTCTACGAGGGCGGCGTACGGGTCTGGGGCGCCGAACCCGGTCCGACCACCCCGGACACCGATGCGCCCACCGTGCCCGGGGCGCCCACCGCCTCGGCGGTCACCGCCACCGGCGTCACCCTGGGCTGGACGGCGTCCACCGACACCGGGGGCAGCGGACTCGCCGGCTACGACGTCTACCGGGAGACCGGCGCGACCGACACGCTGGTCGGGGCGCCGCCGACGCCGTCGCTGGCGGTCACCGGGCTCACCCCGTCGACCGCGTACCAGTTCTATGTGGTGGCCCGCGACGGCGCCGGGAACCGCTCGGCCGCCTCCGCCCCGGTCGCGGTCACCACGGCCGGTGGTGGTGGCGACACCACCCCGCCCGGTGTCCCGGGCACCCCGACCGCCTCGGCGGTCGGCCCGACCGGCCTCACCCTCACCTGGACCCCGTCGTCCGGCACCGACCTCGCCGGCTACCGGGTCTACCGCGAGGCGGGCGCGACCGACCTGCTGGTCGGGTCGCCCGGCGGGTTGACCCTGACCCTGACCGGGTTGACACCGTCGACCGGGTACCAGTTCTACCTGGTCGGGGTGGACCTGTCCGGCAACGTGTCGGCGGCGTCCGGCCTGGTCAGCGTGGTCACGCTGCCCGCCGGACCGGGCGGGGCGTGCCAGGTCGGCTACGCCACCAACGACTGGAACAACGGCTTCACCGGCACCGTCACCATCCGCAACACCGGCAGCACGGCGATCAACGGCTGGAGCCTGGTTTACGCCTACACCGCCGGACAGCGGGTCACCCAGTCCTGGTCGGCGACGGTGACCCAGGCCGGGACCACGGTCACCGCGACGAACCTGTCCTACAACGGCTCCCTGGCGCCGGGCGCGTCGACCAGTTTCGGCTTCAACGGTACGCACACCGGCAGCAACCCGAGGCCGACCACATTCACCCTGAACGGCGCGACCTGCACCGTCGCCTGA
- a CDS encoding amino acid-binding protein codes for MLLRVRVTLPDRPGALGQVARTLGVAGADIVQVVVLERLGGRAVDDFTVVWPGASRVERLLAGMAAIPGVQVDGVWRAIGAPTSGGQDAELLAQVAGNPADGLATLVDAVPGLLAADWAAAAVVPADWASRRGSALPGAPGGAPAVAYASWRAPSPLTLPEVTPLRARAMDGPVGTHYVAAPFGRAGLVLMVARVDAEGLSAAGFHVTEVDRVAQLVRAAAVILGDRLDLVSAPPAAVSS; via the coding sequence ATGTTGCTGAGGGTTCGGGTGACGCTTCCCGACCGACCCGGCGCGCTCGGGCAGGTGGCCCGCACGCTGGGTGTGGCGGGTGCCGACATCGTCCAGGTCGTGGTCCTGGAACGGCTCGGCGGGCGGGCGGTCGACGACTTCACCGTGGTCTGGCCCGGGGCATCCCGGGTCGAACGACTGCTGGCCGGGATGGCGGCGATTCCCGGCGTGCAGGTGGACGGCGTCTGGCGGGCGATCGGCGCGCCCACCAGCGGCGGCCAGGACGCCGAGTTGCTGGCGCAGGTGGCGGGCAACCCGGCCGACGGCCTGGCCACGCTGGTCGACGCCGTGCCAGGGCTGCTGGCGGCGGACTGGGCGGCGGCCGCGGTGGTTCCGGCCGACTGGGCGTCCCGGAGAGGATCGGCGCTCCCCGGGGCGCCCGGTGGGGCACCGGCGGTGGCGTACGCGAGTTGGCGCGCGCCGAGCCCGCTGACCCTGCCGGAGGTGACACCGCTGCGGGCCCGCGCCATGGACGGGCCGGTCGGCACGCACTACGTGGCGGCGCCGTTCGGTCGGGCCGGGCTGGTGCTCATGGTGGCCCGGGTGGACGCGGAGGGCCTGTCGGCGGCGGGCTTCCACGTCACCGAGGTGGACCGGGTGGCACAGCTCGTCCGGGCGGCGGCGGTCATTCTCGGCGACCGACTCGACCTGGTCAGCGCACCCCCGGCCGCCGTCAGTTCGTGA